The following proteins are co-located in the Pseudoroseomonas cervicalis genome:
- a CDS encoding flagellar motor switch protein FliG yields MKAPEARRAVRPSENRQDSLSDVATLFMTLDEQRMQALFDRLEEHEIRRVSRAMANLGKIDIDQVERVITRFRNEVGRTGTVIGTAETTERLLRRLLPNEKVSEIMDEIRGPEGKTMWEKLANISPEVLATYLRTELAQTAAVILAKLPAQHAARVLALLPKASIDEIVLRMVRMDSIQKGVLQDIEATLQKEFITNLSRSYERDSSQIVAEIMNRADKGLVDQLMRVIESREPHAASRIKRIMFTFDDLIRVDRTTFGTLVQECPVDKLQIALTAASQELRELFLASMSARAAAMMRDEIENMPAQRRKTVEDAQADIITIAKRLADEGRIFILDEDEAGES; encoded by the coding sequence ATGAAAGCCCCCGAAGCGCGCCGCGCCGTGCGCCCCAGCGAGAACCGGCAGGATTCCCTCTCGGATGTCGCGACGCTGTTCATGACGCTGGACGAGCAGCGCATGCAGGCGCTGTTCGACCGGCTGGAGGAGCATGAGATCCGCCGCGTCAGCCGCGCCATGGCCAATCTCGGCAAGATCGACATCGACCAGGTGGAGCGGGTGATCACCCGCTTCCGCAACGAGGTCGGCCGCACCGGGACCGTGATCGGCACCGCCGAGACGACCGAGCGGCTGCTGCGCCGCCTGCTGCCGAATGAGAAGGTCAGCGAGATCATGGACGAGATCCGTGGTCCCGAGGGCAAGACCATGTGGGAGAAGCTGGCCAATATCTCGCCCGAGGTGCTGGCCACCTATCTGCGCACCGAGCTGGCGCAGACCGCGGCCGTGATCCTGGCCAAGCTGCCGGCGCAGCACGCGGCCCGCGTGCTGGCGCTGCTGCCCAAGGCCTCGATCGACGAGATCGTGCTGCGCATGGTGCGCATGGACAGCATCCAGAAGGGCGTGCTGCAGGATATCGAGGCGACGCTGCAGAAGGAGTTCATCACCAATCTCAGCCGCAGCTACGAGCGCGACAGCTCGCAGATCGTGGCGGAGATCATGAACCGCGCTGACAAGGGGCTGGTCGACCAGCTGATGCGCGTCATCGAATCGCGCGAGCCGCATGCGGCCAGCCGCATCAAGCGCATCATGTTCACCTTCGACGACCTGATCCGCGTCGACCGCACCACCTTCGGCACGCTGGTGCAGGAATGCCCGGTCGACAAGCTGCAGATCGCGCTGACGGCGGCCAGCCAGGAGCTGCGCGAGCTGTTCCTGGCCAGCATGTCGGCGCGCGCCGCGGCGATGATGCGCGACGAGATCGAGAACATGCCGGCGCAGCGCCGCAAGACGGTCGAGGACGCGCAGGCCGACATCATCACCATCGCCAAGCGCCTGGCCGATGAGGGCCGCATCTTCATCCTCGACGAGGACGAGGCGGGCGAGAGCTGA
- a CDS encoding flagellar hook protein FlgE, with amino-acid sequence MTAINALRTSTSGLNAQATKLAGISNNIANSSTVGYKRVDTQFESLVLEGSSSGSYALAGVAPRNRLEISKVGQVQATGVDTDIAISGNGFLVVNEDADSSGKYLATRAGSFRPDAFGNLVNSAGFYLQGVKLGADGQPVSNMGDNNVDSLSTVNINNISVASAPTTEMRTWFNLPKNDTGFANPPPPSNAYVSSIDYYDSTGGTQTLTYRFTPVLPEQDGATDTSTWTLEIFDSASGNLSSTNLYDPTKRVAAMGLQFWSNGDNAGTLAAVWDATAQAAGSAQVASGFAPPAGSSPLLSGVPNPATYGATPTTPATNYGTPDNLPAASVLGNYDAVKGTLTVKVGVQGGFAGTDLPITLGTFNSFEGITQLTGNYLPTKIEKNGSAFGLLERVSVADDGQVIATFSNGKSRPIYALKLAVFPNANGLNPVSGDAYEMSLDAGAVRLLDPGSGAAGTTSGGALEASNVDIGTELTNLIETQRAYSSNASVIRTADQMLEEATNLKR; translated from the coding sequence ATGACGGCCATCAACGCACTCCGCACCAGCACCTCCGGCCTCAATGCGCAGGCCACCAAGCTGGCGGGCATTTCCAACAACATCGCCAACAGCTCGACCGTCGGCTACAAGCGCGTCGACACCCAGTTCGAGAGCCTGGTGCTGGAGGGCTCCAGCAGCGGCTCCTACGCGCTGGCCGGCGTCGCGCCGCGCAACCGGCTGGAGATCAGCAAGGTCGGCCAGGTGCAGGCCACCGGCGTCGACACCGACATCGCCATCAGCGGCAATGGCTTCCTGGTGGTGAACGAGGATGCCGACAGCTCCGGCAAGTATCTGGCGACGCGCGCCGGCTCCTTCCGCCCCGACGCCTTCGGCAATCTGGTCAATTCGGCCGGCTTCTACCTGCAGGGCGTCAAGCTCGGCGCCGATGGGCAGCCCGTCAGCAACATGGGCGACAACAATGTCGACAGCCTGAGCACGGTGAACATCAACAACATCTCCGTCGCCTCGGCGCCGACGACGGAGATGCGCACCTGGTTCAACCTGCCGAAGAACGACACCGGCTTCGCCAACCCGCCGCCGCCGAGCAACGCCTATGTCAGCAGCATCGACTATTACGATTCCACCGGCGGCACGCAGACCCTGACCTACCGCTTCACCCCGGTGCTGCCGGAGCAGGATGGCGCGACCGACACCAGCACCTGGACGCTGGAGATCTTCGACAGCGCCTCGGGCAATCTCTCCAGCACCAATCTCTACGACCCGACCAAGCGGGTCGCCGCCATGGGCCTGCAATTCTGGAGCAATGGCGACAATGCCGGCACGCTGGCGGCGGTGTGGGACGCGACGGCGCAGGCCGCCGGCTCCGCCCAGGTGGCGTCCGGCTTCGCGCCGCCCGCCGGCTCCTCGCCGCTGCTGAGCGGCGTGCCCAACCCGGCGACCTATGGCGCGACGCCGACCACGCCGGCCACCAATTACGGCACGCCGGACAATCTGCCGGCGGCCAGCGTGCTCGGCAATTACGACGCGGTGAAGGGCACGCTGACGGTCAAGGTCGGCGTGCAGGGCGGCTTCGCCGGCACCGATCTGCCGATCACGCTGGGCACCTTCAACAGCTTCGAGGGCATCACCCAGCTCACCGGCAACTACCTGCCGACCAAGATCGAGAAGAACGGCTCGGCCTTCGGCCTGCTGGAGCGGGTCTCAGTGGCCGATGACGGCCAGGTCATCGCCACCTTCTCCAACGGCAAGTCGCGGCCGATCTACGCGCTGAAACTGGCGGTCTTCCCCAATGCCAACGGGCTGAACCCGGTCAGCGGCGATGCCTATGAGATGTCGCTCGATGCCGGCGCGGTGCGGCTGCTCGATCCCGGCAGCGGCGCCGCCGGCACCACCAGCGGCGGCGCGCTGGAAGCCTCCAATGTCGATATCGGCACCGAGCTGACGAACCTGATCGAGACGCAGCGGGCCTACAGCTCCAACGCCTCGGTCATCCGCACCGCCGACCAGATGCTGGAGGAAGCGACCAACCTGAAGCGGTGA
- a CDS encoding flagellin, with protein sequence MMTDRVSPSGVALGRQRNLARLQSELAVLTAEMSSGRKADPARALGVGASLLYKLYGDVQQGEAIRNSTSLAGQRLKAAQEALTSVGGLMDQMAPEILKIDALKGNGYTIIASNAREVMGSMTDLLNSHWDGQNLFGGTDSSQPPLSSSSGLLAWAQNQLDAAVTAAGGPLDATQATALIGQFDALFANVQRDNTGLTSFYGLVYQSTSRTDLAGSTDPESDAPSLIRIGAGETLSYNVRADNAAFKDAFKSLAILSMLDAPSTELSEEAKTALLDQAGLLMNGARAKLTVVAGVLGGKQDRLDKVGEIQERAVAAATAQINDLEGADYYTVSDRINTLRIQLEATYSITAKLSELSLVNYL encoded by the coding sequence ATGATGACGGATCGGGTCAGCCCTTCGGGGGTCGCGCTGGGGCGCCAGCGCAACCTCGCCCGGCTGCAGAGCGAGCTGGCGGTGCTGACCGCCGAGATGTCCTCCGGCCGCAAGGCGGATCCGGCGCGCGCGCTCGGCGTCGGCGCCTCGCTGCTCTACAAGCTCTATGGCGATGTGCAGCAGGGCGAGGCGATCCGCAACTCGACCAGCCTGGCCGGCCAGCGGCTGAAGGCGGCACAGGAGGCGCTGACCTCGGTGGGCGGGCTGATGGACCAGATGGCGCCCGAGATCCTCAAGATCGATGCGCTGAAGGGCAATGGCTACACCATCATCGCCAGCAATGCGCGCGAGGTGATGGGCAGCATGACCGACCTGCTCAACAGCCATTGGGACGGGCAGAATCTGTTCGGCGGCACCGACAGTTCGCAGCCGCCGCTCTCGTCCTCCTCCGGCCTGCTCGCCTGGGCGCAGAACCAGCTGGATGCCGCGGTGACCGCCGCCGGCGGGCCGCTCGACGCCACCCAGGCGACGGCGCTGATCGGCCAGTTCGACGCGCTGTTCGCCAATGTGCAGCGCGACAACACGGGTCTCACCTCCTTCTACGGCCTGGTCTACCAATCGACCAGCCGCACCGATCTGGCCGGCAGCACCGATCCGGAATCGGACGCGCCCTCGCTGATCCGCATCGGCGCGGGCGAGACGCTGAGCTACAATGTCCGGGCCGACAACGCCGCCTTCAAGGACGCGTTCAAGTCGCTCGCCATCCTCTCCATGCTCGACGCGCCCTCGACCGAATTGTCGGAGGAGGCGAAGACCGCGCTGCTGGACCAGGCCGGCCTGCTGATGAACGGCGCGCGCGCCAAGCTGACCGTCGTGGCCGGTGTGCTTGGCGGCAAGCAGGACCGGCTCGACAAGGTGGGCGAGATCCAGGAGCGCGCCGTGGCCGCCGCGACCGCGCAGATCAACGATCTGGAAGGCGCGGACTATTACACCGTGTCGGACCGCATCAACACGCTGCGCATCCAGCTCGAGGCCACCTACTCGATCACCGCGAAGCTCTCCGAGCTGAGCCTGGTGAACTATCTCTGA
- the fliP gene encoding flagellar type III secretion system pore protein FliP (The bacterial flagellar biogenesis protein FliP forms a type III secretion system (T3SS)-type pore required for flagellar assembly.), with amino-acid sequence MPLPPPPSALPAVQRAARVAALALPLLLLALPALGQSVTLSLGPQGGQAVASGAQSLTTNVVGLIVATTLLALAPGILVVATAFTRIVVVLSMLRTALGLQQSPPNSVIVSLSLFLAAFVMAPVLERAWNDAARPLIDGTITEEMAAERALGPFRSFMEANVRERDLALFIEIARWQPPAPSPGTQGAEPRAGEVAPRAPVPLHILSAAFIISELNKAFQIGFLLFLPFLAIDIAISSVLMGMGMMMLPPVVVSLPFKLIFFVLVDGWSLVAGALVRSFTA; translated from the coding sequence ATGCCGCTTCCGCCTCCCCCCTCCGCCCTGCCGGCCGTCCAGCGCGCGGCGCGCGTCGCGGCGCTGGCGCTGCCGCTGCTGCTGCTGGCCTTGCCGGCGCTCGGCCAGAGCGTGACGCTGAGCCTCGGCCCGCAGGGCGGCCAGGCCGTGGCCAGCGGCGCGCAGAGCCTGACGACCAATGTCGTCGGCCTGATCGTCGCGACGACCCTGCTGGCGCTGGCGCCGGGCATCCTGGTGGTGGCCACCGCCTTCACCCGCATCGTGGTGGTGCTGTCGATGCTGCGCACCGCGCTCGGCCTGCAGCAATCGCCGCCCAATTCGGTGATCGTCAGCCTCAGCCTGTTCCTTGCCGCCTTCGTCATGGCGCCGGTGCTGGAGCGCGCCTGGAACGACGCGGCGCGGCCGCTGATCGATGGCACCATCACCGAGGAGATGGCGGCCGAACGCGCGCTCGGCCCGTTCCGCAGCTTCATGGAAGCCAATGTGCGCGAGCGCGACCTGGCGCTGTTCATCGAGATCGCCCGCTGGCAGCCGCCGGCGCCGTCCCCCGGCACGCAGGGCGCCGAGCCGCGCGCCGGCGAGGTCGCGCCGCGCGCGCCGGTGCCGCTGCACATCCTCTCGGCGGCCTTCATCATCTCCGAGCTGAACAAGGCCTTCCAGATCGGCTTCCTGCTGTTCCTGCCCTTCCTGGCGATCGACATCGCCATCAGCTCGGTGCTGATGGGCATGGGCATGATGATGCTGCCGCCGGTCGTGGTCAGCCTGCCCTTCAAGCTGATCTTCTTCGTGCTGGTCGATGGCTGGTCGCTGGTGGCCGGCGCCCTGGTGCGGAGCTTCACCGCATGA
- a CDS encoding FliM/FliN family flagellar motor switch protein codes for MSESAPTENPFLAERKPRIMDIPVNVQVVLGNKRLPMAALFNLSRGSVIEFDKKVGEPIDLMANERLIARGEIQITDDGRLSISITEIVSSSS; via the coding sequence GTGAGCGAGAGCGCGCCCACCGAGAACCCTTTCCTCGCCGAGCGCAAGCCCCGCATCATGGACATTCCGGTGAATGTCCAGGTGGTGCTCGGCAACAAGCGCCTGCCGATGGCGGCCCTGTTCAACCTCAGCCGCGGCTCGGTCATCGAGTTCGACAAGAAGGTGGGCGAGCCGATCGACCTGATGGCCAATGAGCGGCTGATCGCGCGCGGCGAGATCCAGATCACCGATGACGGGCGGCTGTCGATCTCGATCACCGAGATCGTCTCCTCCTCCAGCTGA
- the fliF gene encoding flagellar basal-body MS-ring/collar protein FliF — MQQVRTLGAGFDLGGLGGGLARLGPAKLAGLAAVAVMAILAVLLVARSANAPSGLLYAGLEPAEAGRITARLEELKIPVEARGDGTILVPMDQVARLRMQLAAEGLPRQGGAGYELLDQTSPMQMTSFMQRVQRLRALEGELARTIITMQGVRAARVHIVLPERESFSRDAPPPTASVTVTTSAGQRLGAAQAAAIRLLVAGAVPRLRQEDVSVMDGNGVVLAADGGMGAAAGRLGEIRAAQEHALQKAVLDLLEPLVGRGKVRAVASVEVEGARTVARAETFDPLGQVERGRQLQTEQENSEDGRGQAPVTVGQNLPNQQVNQNATRSVSAVQRNNETVNFEISSKVEETVREPGAVKRVSVAVVVDGIADAEGNVQPRPREELERLAALVRSAVGYNQQRGDTVTVDTLRFLPDEGLGTLAASETNAVLGLSGLQWSLVGGVMVLGAGASLILFRRRQQRLAAEAAAAAAAAAAAAAAAAAAESMDDAIATVGQDIQIRLSSLTALQEIVDQRPEEALAVIRTWIEEGTPV; from the coding sequence ATGCAGCAAGTACGCACCCTCGGAGCTGGTTTCGATCTCGGCGGTCTGGGCGGTGGCCTGGCACGGCTGGGGCCTGCGAAACTCGCCGGGCTGGCGGCGGTCGCCGTGATGGCCATCCTGGCCGTCCTGCTGGTGGCGCGCTCGGCCAATGCCCCGTCGGGCCTGCTCTATGCCGGGCTGGAGCCGGCCGAGGCCGGGCGCATCACCGCCCGGCTCGAGGAGCTGAAGATCCCGGTCGAGGCGCGCGGCGACGGCACCATCCTGGTGCCGATGGACCAGGTGGCCAGGCTGCGCATGCAGCTCGCCGCCGAGGGGCTGCCGCGCCAGGGCGGCGCCGGCTACGAGCTGCTCGACCAGACCAGCCCGATGCAGATGACCTCCTTCATGCAGCGCGTGCAGCGGCTGCGCGCGCTGGAGGGGGAGCTGGCCCGCACCATCATCACCATGCAGGGGGTGCGCGCCGCCCGCGTGCATATCGTGCTGCCGGAGCGCGAGAGCTTCTCGCGCGATGCGCCGCCGCCCACCGCCTCGGTCACCGTCACCACCAGCGCCGGGCAGCGGCTCGGCGCCGCCCAGGCCGCCGCCATCCGCCTGCTGGTCGCCGGCGCCGTGCCGCGGCTGCGGCAGGAGGATGTCTCGGTGATGGACGGCAATGGCGTGGTGCTGGCCGCCGATGGCGGCATGGGCGCCGCCGCCGGCCGGCTCGGCGAGATCCGCGCGGCGCAGGAGCATGCGCTGCAGAAGGCGGTGCTCGACCTGCTGGAGCCGCTGGTCGGCCGCGGCAAGGTGCGCGCCGTCGCCTCGGTCGAGGTGGAGGGCGCGCGCACCGTGGCGCGGGCCGAGACCTTCGACCCGCTCGGCCAGGTCGAGCGCGGCCGCCAGCTGCAGACCGAGCAGGAGAACAGCGAGGATGGCCGCGGCCAGGCGCCGGTCACCGTCGGCCAGAACCTGCCCAACCAGCAGGTGAACCAGAACGCGACGCGCAGCGTCAGCGCCGTGCAGCGCAACAATGAGACGGTGAATTTCGAGATCTCCTCCAAGGTCGAGGAGACGGTGCGCGAGCCGGGCGCGGTGAAGCGCGTCAGCGTCGCCGTCGTCGTCGACGGCATCGCCGATGCCGAGGGCAATGTGCAGCCCCGCCCGCGCGAGGAGCTGGAGCGGCTGGCGGCGCTGGTGCGCTCGGCGGTCGGCTACAACCAGCAGCGCGGCGACACCGTCACCGTCGACACGCTGCGCTTCCTGCCGGATGAGGGGCTCGGCACCCTGGCCGCTTCCGAGACCAATGCGGTGCTGGGCCTGAGCGGCCTGCAATGGTCGCTGGTGGGTGGCGTGATGGTGCTGGGCGCCGGCGCCTCGCTGATCCTGTTCCGCCGCCGCCAGCAGCGCCTGGCCGCCGAGGCCGCCGCCGCCGCTGCCGCCGCCGCGGCCGCCGCGGCCGCCGCCGCCGCCGCGGAGAGCATGGACGACGCCATCGCGACGGTGGGCCAGGACATCCAGATCCGCCTCTCCTCGCTGACCGCGCTGCAGGAGATCGTCGACCAGCGCCCCGAGGAGGCGCTGGCGGTGATCCGCACCTGGATCGAGGAGGGCACCCCCGTATGA
- a CDS encoding FliM/FliN family flagellar motor switch protein encodes MSGSENNDTPEGTGEGAEPDPMADWGAAGVAMGQGDIDDLFGGEAPAEPEAPKRGLEALVGGAVRYEKLPMLDIVVDRLARLMTSSSRKFTADNADVVIDRTRPVRVGAFLDTVTLPALIGIIRIEEWDGYCLAALDSRLIGSIVDILLGGRRNALQPIEGRPYTPIERTFVEKFVSVVTNDLSRAFEAVSPASFRLERFEITPSYALITKPTAAALTFRAEITMEGRGGFIDFLIPYASLEPVRDLLSQEVLGKKSGGDTIWRSHLAEELPRASLELTAVIETRTVPFSEVAAWQPGSVFVLDKRQEDPVDVFCEGLMICRATIATKG; translated from the coding sequence ATGAGCGGCAGCGAGAACAACGACACCCCCGAAGGCACGGGCGAAGGCGCCGAGCCGGATCCGATGGCCGATTGGGGCGCCGCCGGCGTCGCCATGGGCCAGGGCGACATCGACGATCTGTTCGGCGGCGAGGCCCCGGCCGAGCCGGAGGCCCCGAAGCGCGGGCTGGAGGCGCTGGTCGGCGGCGCGGTGCGCTATGAGAAGCTGCCGATGCTCGACATCGTCGTCGACCGGCTGGCGCGGCTCATGACCAGCTCCTCGCGAAAATTCACCGCCGACAACGCCGATGTGGTGATCGACCGCACCCGCCCCGTGCGGGTCGGCGCCTTCCTCGACACCGTCACCCTGCCGGCGCTGATCGGCATCATCCGCATCGAGGAATGGGATGGCTATTGCCTGGCCGCCCTCGATTCGCGGCTGATCGGCTCGATCGTCGACATCCTGCTGGGCGGGCGGCGCAACGCGCTGCAGCCGATCGAGGGCCGGCCCTACACGCCGATCGAGCGCACCTTCGTCGAGAAATTCGTCTCGGTCGTCACCAACGACCTCAGCCGCGCCTTCGAGGCGGTCTCGCCCGCGAGCTTCCGGCTGGAGCGCTTCGAGATCACGCCGAGCTACGCGCTGATCACCAAGCCCACCGCCGCGGCGCTGACCTTCCGCGCCGAGATCACCATGGAGGGGCGCGGCGGCTTCATCGACTTCCTGATCCCCTATGCCTCGCTCGAGCCGGTGCGCGACCTGCTGAGCCAGGAGGTGCTGGGCAAGAAGTCGGGCGGCGACACGATCTGGCGCAGCCACCTGGCCGAGGAGCTGCCGCGCGCCTCGCTCGAGCTGACGGCGGTGATCGAGACCCGCACCGTGCCCTTTTCCGAGGTCGCCGCCTGGCAGCCGGGCTCGGTCTTCGTGCTCGACAAGCGGCAGGAGGACCCGGTCGATGTCTTCTGCGAGGGGCTGATGATCTGCCGCGCCACCATCGCCACCAAGGGATGA
- a CDS encoding flagellar motor protein MotB encodes MSADDHLKRPVIIKKHHGDHDDEHGGQWKIAYADFVTAMMAFFLVMWLLSSTTESQREGIAQFFTASSILDLPSGNGTLDGGRSVLIAGDSRQDSLTQVEDGGARPESQGGETANDGAAAQAAPQQQEAMRDPIERQRFDALKAEMERQMRADALREFSQNIQLEMTPEGLRLQIFDRDGQPMFNPGATEPTPRLLRILEVVGSVLASVPNEVVVAGHTDGQSFQRGNYGNWELSADRANAARRVLERSGVRPARLFRVEAKAAVEPLLAEAPNDPRNRRIAVTVLRSDVVADARAAAARRAQQEPRR; translated from the coding sequence ATGAGCGCTGACGACCATCTCAAACGCCCGGTGATCATCAAGAAGCACCATGGCGACCATGACGACGAGCATGGCGGCCAGTGGAAGATCGCCTATGCCGATTTCGTCACGGCGATGATGGCCTTCTTCCTGGTGATGTGGCTGCTCTCCAGCACCACGGAATCGCAGCGCGAGGGCATCGCGCAGTTCTTCACCGCCTCCTCCATCCTCGACCTGCCCTCGGGCAATGGCACGCTGGATGGCGGGCGCTCGGTGCTGATCGCCGGCGACAGCCGGCAGGATTCCCTGACCCAGGTGGAGGATGGCGGGGCGCGGCCGGAGAGCCAGGGCGGCGAGACCGCCAATGACGGCGCCGCCGCCCAGGCCGCGCCGCAGCAGCAGGAGGCGATGCGCGACCCGATCGAGCGGCAGCGCTTCGACGCGCTGAAGGCCGAGATGGAGCGGCAGATGCGCGCTGACGCGCTGCGCGAATTCTCGCAGAACATCCAGCTGGAGATGACGCCCGAGGGGCTTCGGCTGCAGATCTTCGACCGCGACGGCCAGCCCATGTTCAACCCCGGGGCCACCGAGCCGACGCCGCGGCTGCTGCGCATCCTGGAGGTGGTGGGCAGCGTGCTGGCCAGCGTGCCGAATGAGGTGGTGGTGGCCGGCCACACCGATGGCCAGTCCTTCCAGCGCGGCAATTACGGCAATTGGGAATTGTCGGCCGACCGCGCCAATGCCGCGCGCCGGGTGCTGGAACGCTCCGGCGTGCGCCCGGCCCGGCTGTTCCGCGTCGAGGCCAAGGCGGCGGTCGAGCCGCTGCTGGCCGAGGCGCCCAATGATCCGCGCAACCGCCGCATCGCCGTGACCGTGCTGCGGTCCGATGTGGTGGCGGATGCGCGCGCCGCGGCCGCGCGCCGCGCCCAGCAGGAGCCGCGCCGGTGA
- the fliL gene encoding flagellar basal body-associated protein FliL, which produces MSSTTAEKSAKATEKPARRKGGRGKLLLLLLPLLLLGGGGAAAWFLVPAVPALVGGLLGAAPAGEAEAAAAAPAGPAARPSFVEFPEMTLSLPNGGRPRQLRLRIAVEVNGDPALLSPELLSPRIYDSLLLYLRTLREGEMEGALAMDRLRGDLHRRFELVVGPGKVRDVLITGFVVA; this is translated from the coding sequence ATGTCCTCCACCACCGCGGAGAAATCCGCCAAAGCCACGGAGAAGCCGGCCCGCCGCAAGGGGGGGCGCGGCAAGCTGCTGCTCCTGCTGCTGCCCCTGCTGCTGCTGGGGGGCGGCGGCGCCGCCGCCTGGTTCCTGGTGCCCGCCGTGCCGGCGCTGGTGGGCGGGCTGCTCGGCGCCGCCCCGGCCGGGGAGGCCGAGGCCGCCGCCGCGGCGCCCGCCGGCCCCGCCGCGCGGCCGAGCTTCGTCGAATTCCCGGAGATGACGCTGTCGCTGCCGAATGGCGGCCGGCCGCGCCAGCTGCGGCTGCGGATCGCCGTCGAGGTCAATGGCGACCCGGCGCTGCTCTCGCCCGAGCTGCTGAGCCCGCGCATCTATGACAGCCTGCTGCTCTATCTGCGCACGCTGCGCGAGGGCGAGATGGAGGGCGCGCTGGCGATGGACCGGCTGCGCGGCGACCTGCACCGGCGCTTCGAGCTGGTGGTCGGGCCCGGCAAGGTGCGCGACGTGCTGATCACCGGCTTCGTGGTGGCCTGA
- the flgK gene encoding flagellar hook-associated protein FlgK, whose translation MSISAALSNALSSLAAEQRQAAILSNNIANASTPGYVRRDMPRSERLVAGTGSGVNTDVTQRLGDAALAAASRSADASEAYAQQLQEGLEAYNALIGQPSDARSLSSRLGAFQTAMTTLSSAPDNAVAQSQALEAARDLVDALHDADAAVAKARSEADLQVSRDVEGLNSAFDQLAEIDRKLALASARGGSTAEYEDRRDVLLAEIGKTIPIRIFDNGPGHLLVMSDGGNTLYDSTVVHRLDFTHSPVIQAEQRHPAALSAVTVDGQALRISDTGSLAGALRLRDDTLPKFVDMLDQVAVRLIESFQDADPTLTGNQAGLFTDAGAANWDGSGGYPTFVGMARKIELNAAVDPEQGGQLWRMRTGVNATAQGNAGDNTHIIAALDAMNASRAYDSSTGLPASMTLSQAASQSIGLMQGERAVWSDRAETRGRLAAEAREELSNKTAVNVDEELQRLLLVQQTYSASVQIIQAATRMLDELSTIGR comes from the coding sequence ATGAGCATTTCCGCCGCCCTGTCGAACGCCCTGTCCTCGCTCGCCGCCGAACAGCGGCAAGCGGCGATCCTGTCCAACAACATCGCCAATGCCAGCACGCCGGGCTATGTGCGGCGCGACATGCCGCGCAGCGAGCGGCTGGTGGCCGGCACCGGCTCCGGCGTCAACACCGACGTCACCCAGCGCCTGGGCGATGCGGCGCTGGCCGCCGCCTCGCGCTCGGCCGATGCCAGCGAGGCCTATGCGCAGCAGCTGCAGGAAGGGCTCGAGGCCTATAACGCGCTGATCGGCCAGCCTTCGGATGCGCGCTCGCTCTCCTCGCGCCTCGGCGCCTTCCAGACGGCGATGACGACGCTCTCCTCCGCCCCCGACAATGCCGTGGCGCAGAGCCAGGCGCTGGAGGCGGCGCGCGACCTGGTGGACGCGCTGCACGATGCCGATGCCGCCGTCGCCAAGGCGCGCTCGGAGGCGGATCTGCAGGTCTCGCGCGATGTGGAGGGGCTGAACAGCGCCTTCGACCAGCTGGCCGAGATCGACCGCAAGCTGGCCCTGGCCAGCGCCCGCGGCGGCTCCACCGCCGAATATGAGGACCGGCGCGACGTGCTGTTGGCCGAGATCGGCAAGACCATCCCGATCCGCATCTTCGACAATGGCCCCGGCCATCTGCTGGTGATGAGCGATGGCGGCAACACGCTGTATGACAGCACCGTGGTGCACCGGCTGGACTTCACCCACAGCCCGGTGATCCAGGCCGAGCAGCGCCACCCCGCCGCGCTCTCGGCGGTGACGGTGGACGGGCAGGCCCTGCGCATCTCCGACACCGGCAGCCTGGCCGGCGCCTTGCGGCTGCGCGACGACACATTGCCGAAATTCGTCGACATGCTGGACCAGGTCGCGGTGCGGCTGATCGAGAGCTTCCAGGATGCCGATCCGACGCTGACCGGCAACCAGGCCGGGCTGTTCACCGATGCCGGCGCCGCCAATTGGGATGGCAGCGGCGGCTATCCGACCTTTGTCGGCATGGCGCGCAAGATCGAGCTCAACGCCGCGGTCGATCCCGAGCAGGGCGGCCAGCTCTGGCGCATGCGCACCGGCGTCAATGCCACGGCGCAGGGCAATGCCGGCGACAACACGCATATCATCGCGGCCCTCGACGCGATGAATGCCAGCCGCGCCTATGACAGCAGCACCGGCCTGCCGGCCTCGATGACGCTGTCCCAGGCGGCGTCGCAGAGCATCGGCCTGATGCAGGGCGAGCGCGCGGTGTGGAGCGACCGGGCGGAGACGCGCGGCCGCCTCGCCGCCGAGGCGCGCGAGGAGCTCAGCAACAAGACCGCTGTCAATGTCGATGAGGAGCTGCAGCGGCTGTTGCTGGTGCAGCAGACCTATTCGGCCTCCGTGCAGATCATCCAGGCGGCGACGCGCATGCTGGATGAGCTGAGCACGATCGGCCGCTGA